The Falsibacillus pallidus genome window below encodes:
- a CDS encoding glucose-6-phosphate isomerase: MTHIKFDYSKALSFFGEHELTYLRDAVKVAHHSLHEQTGAGNDFLGWINLPSDYDKEEFSRIQKASEKIKNDSDILLVIGIGGSYLGARAAIEMLNHSFYNALSKEDRKTPQVFFVGNNISSTYMKDLMDLLKGKDFSINVISKSGTTTEPALAFRIFRKLLEEKYGVDEAKGRIYATTDKAKGALKTLATEEGYESFIIPDDVGGRYSVLTPVGLLPIAVSGVNIEEMMDGAKKASEDFSHSEIEENIAYQYAAVRNVLYNKGKTIEMLINYEPGLQYFAEWWKQLFGESEGKDQKGIYPSSANFSTDLHSLGQYVQEGRRDIFETIIKVDEPRHELTIEEESNDLDGLNYLAGKTVDFVNNKAFEGTLLAHTDGGVPNLIVEIPAMDAYTFGYLVYFFEKACAMSGYLLGVNPFDQPGVEAYKVNMFALLGKPGFEEKKAELEKRLK; this comes from the coding sequence ATGACACATATTAAATTTGACTATTCCAAAGCTCTTTCGTTTTTCGGCGAACATGAACTTACATATTTGCGTGATGCAGTTAAAGTCGCCCACCATTCCCTGCATGAACAAACTGGGGCGGGTAATGACTTCTTAGGCTGGATCAATCTGCCGTCTGATTATGATAAAGAAGAATTCTCAAGAATCCAAAAGGCTTCTGAGAAAATCAAGAATGATTCCGATATCCTGCTTGTCATCGGCATCGGCGGTTCCTACCTTGGTGCTCGTGCGGCTATCGAGATGCTGAACCACAGCTTCTATAATGCCCTGTCTAAAGAAGACCGCAAGACGCCTCAAGTCTTCTTTGTCGGAAATAACATCAGTTCCACTTACATGAAAGATTTAATGGACCTTTTAAAAGGAAAAGACTTCTCCATCAATGTTATCTCCAAGTCAGGGACGACAACAGAGCCGGCATTGGCATTCCGTATCTTCCGCAAGCTTTTGGAAGAAAAATATGGTGTGGATGAAGCGAAGGGACGCATTTATGCGACAACAGATAAAGCAAAAGGTGCATTGAAAACCTTAGCGACAGAAGAAGGCTATGAGTCATTCATCATTCCTGATGATGTCGGCGGCCGTTATTCTGTTCTGACTCCTGTTGGACTTCTGCCAATCGCTGTAAGCGGCGTGAACATTGAAGAAATGATGGACGGAGCTAAAAAAGCAAGTGAAGACTTCAGCCATTCAGAGATCGAAGAAAATATCGCATATCAATATGCAGCAGTTCGAAACGTCCTTTACAATAAAGGAAAAACAATCGAAATGCTGATCAACTACGAACCAGGACTTCAATATTTTGCTGAATGGTGGAAGCAGCTGTTCGGTGAAAGTGAAGGGAAAGATCAAAAAGGCATCTATCCTTCATCTGCGAATTTCTCTACAGACCTGCATTCTTTAGGGCAGTATGTACAGGAAGGAAGACGCGACATTTTCGAAACAATCATTAAAGTGGATGAACCGCGCCACGAATTGACGATTGAAGAGGAAAGCAACGATCTTGATGGATTGAATTACTTAGCCGGTAAAACGGTTGATTTCGTCAACAACAAAGCATTCGAAGGAACTTTGCTTGCCCATACAGATGGAGGAGTTCCAAACTTGATCGTGGAAATCCCTGCGATGGATGCCTATACATTCGGCTATTTGGTTTACTTCTTCGAAAAAGCTTGCGCAATGAGCGGATACTTGCTTGGCGTCAATCCATTTGATCAGCCAGGTGTTGAAGCATATAAAGTGAACATGTTTGCTCTATTAGGCAAACCTGGCTTCGAAGAGAAAAAAGCAGAACTCGAAAAACGTCTGAAGTAA
- a CDS encoding DUF5689 domain-containing protein translates to MGKKKFFNKFSKLVFAASLLAPFSTMAHYNPAHAETAADPAPYITPSVANGKKVLFDNTHGQTAGAADWVINGGFSDFGNALAGTGYYVKELRKSTPITLNDLQQYDAFVIGEANIPYKTSEQQAMLDYVKQGGSIFFIGDHYNADRNKNRWDASEVFNGYRRGAWDNPAKGMTTEEASSAAMQGVESSDWLSDYFGIRFRYNALGDITANQIVAPDQAFGITEGVNTVAMHAGSTLAITDPTKAKGIVYLPQTNEAWGNAVDQGVYSGGGKAEGAFVAVSKVGKGKAAFIGDSSPVEDASPKYLREEGGTKKTTYDGFKEQNDGKLLVNLVNWLSTKEDYTGFDQVPGLTLDEPTKLLDFEQPEKSTEPQAEPWSAPQAGYKWYDPSTFAAGSYGSNKTATLPEYSFVHQSVLPNAQEFQIRVVLDNLQPNETVSGLKLGLYLDGGNQVGYFKGADGTYPKSPGYSSEFSVTADKNGKAFKDVDVTVVKGTEGAANLRLKVGSKNALTESVTFGNVDSEPLPDQQGPKIPDLMTIDAARAAGEKNLVTVEGVITSEPGAFGGEGFYLQDDTGGIYVFQSESDYHKGDKVKLTGTTSLYNGELELSDLIKVDKLGTSEVPAAKTVSAVDASNQGQYVKLENVKVENLPDTAGGTFEFDAVSADGSKTRVRVDSRTGVALNQLLETLQNGDSANISGISSIFKGTYQLKPLSLSDFESVDTTAPVIEDLAQTTFYQYEGFNQTIVATDEDSGVASVSITLDGVEVDNPVVVEPLSLSVGDHTLHVTAVDNSGNTSEKDFTLTVKMDVAHLDELLQYGFDQGEITNHGILNSLKAKVKSGNTNALAHEVSAQRGKKISAEFADLLLKDLAEI, encoded by the coding sequence ATGGGAAAAAAGAAATTTTTCAATAAGTTTTCGAAGTTAGTCTTCGCTGCATCTTTGCTCGCGCCATTTTCCACAATGGCCCATTACAATCCTGCACATGCAGAAACGGCTGCGGATCCAGCTCCGTACATAACTCCTTCTGTGGCCAACGGAAAGAAAGTATTATTCGATAATACACATGGACAGACGGCGGGTGCTGCTGACTGGGTCATCAATGGTGGATTTTCAGACTTTGGAAATGCTTTGGCAGGCACAGGGTACTATGTCAAAGAACTAAGAAAAAGCACACCGATTACACTAAACGATTTACAACAATATGACGCTTTTGTTATCGGGGAAGCCAACATCCCATATAAAACGTCTGAGCAGCAAGCGATGCTTGACTACGTCAAACAAGGCGGAAGCATCTTCTTCATTGGCGACCACTACAATGCAGACCGCAACAAAAACCGCTGGGATGCTTCAGAGGTGTTCAACGGCTACCGCAGAGGCGCATGGGACAACCCTGCTAAAGGAATGACAACAGAGGAAGCAAGCTCTGCTGCGATGCAGGGAGTTGAAAGCTCTGACTGGCTATCCGACTACTTTGGAATCCGTTTCCGCTACAATGCACTGGGTGATATTACAGCGAATCAGATCGTTGCACCTGACCAAGCTTTCGGAATTACTGAAGGCGTCAACACTGTAGCCATGCACGCAGGCTCAACGCTTGCTATCACAGACCCTACAAAAGCAAAAGGGATTGTCTATCTTCCTCAAACAAATGAGGCTTGGGGCAATGCTGTTGACCAAGGCGTCTATTCCGGCGGCGGCAAAGCAGAAGGTGCATTCGTAGCAGTCTCAAAGGTTGGTAAAGGAAAAGCAGCTTTCATCGGGGATTCTTCACCTGTTGAAGATGCATCACCTAAATACCTTCGTGAAGAAGGCGGAACGAAAAAAACGACTTATGATGGGTTTAAAGAGCAAAACGACGGTAAATTGCTCGTCAATTTGGTGAATTGGCTATCTACAAAGGAAGACTATACAGGATTTGATCAAGTTCCTGGATTGACGCTGGACGAGCCTACGAAACTGCTTGATTTCGAACAGCCGGAAAAATCAACCGAACCACAGGCAGAACCATGGTCAGCACCTCAAGCAGGCTATAAATGGTATGATCCTTCCACATTTGCTGCTGGTTCATACGGATCGAACAAGACGGCTACTTTACCTGAATACTCTTTCGTTCATCAAAGTGTCCTGCCGAATGCACAGGAGTTCCAGATCCGTGTAGTGCTCGACAATCTTCAGCCGAATGAAACAGTAAGTGGGTTGAAGCTCGGTCTATACTTAGATGGCGGTAATCAGGTCGGCTACTTTAAAGGCGCAGATGGCACCTATCCGAAAAGTCCTGGTTACAGCAGTGAATTTTCCGTAACTGCCGATAAAAATGGAAAAGCTTTTAAAGACGTTGATGTTACAGTTGTGAAAGGAACGGAAGGCGCAGCAAACTTAAGGCTGAAAGTTGGCAGTAAAAACGCCCTGACTGAAAGCGTAACGTTTGGAAATGTCGATTCAGAACCCCTTCCAGATCAGCAAGGACCAAAAATTCCTGACCTGATGACAATCGATGCAGCTAGGGCAGCAGGTGAAAAAAACCTTGTAACTGTTGAAGGTGTCATCACTTCTGAACCTGGCGCTTTCGGTGGGGAAGGGTTCTATCTTCAGGATGATACGGGTGGCATTTATGTCTTCCAGTCAGAAAGCGACTATCATAAAGGCGATAAAGTAAAGCTTACAGGAACCACCTCCCTTTATAATGGTGAATTGGAGCTTTCCGATTTGATTAAAGTGGATAAACTGGGGACAAGTGAAGTTCCAGCTGCCAAAACGGTATCCGCTGTGGACGCGTCCAATCAAGGACAATATGTTAAGCTTGAAAATGTAAAAGTAGAGAATCTGCCAGACACAGCTGGTGGCACATTTGAATTCGATGCAGTGTCTGCAGACGGTTCTAAAACAAGAGTCAGAGTCGACAGCCGCACTGGCGTTGCCTTGAATCAGCTTCTTGAAACCCTTCAAAATGGGGACTCTGCCAATATTTCCGGCATCTCCTCCATCTTCAAAGGGACATATCAATTGAAGCCATTGAGCCTATCGGATTTTGAAAGTGTGGACACAACAGCACCAGTCATTGAAGATCTTGCCCAAACAACTTTCTATCAATATGAAGGATTCAACCAAACCATTGTTGCAACGGATGAAGACAGCGGCGTGGCGAGCGTATCCATCACATTGGATGGTGTGGAAGTTGACAATCCGGTCGTTGTTGAGCCATTGAGTTTATCCGTTGGTGATCATACTCTTCACGTAACGGCTGTGGATAACTCAGGCAACACGAGTGAGAAAGACTTTACGTTGACAGTGAAAATGGATGTCGCTCATTTGGACGAACTTCTCCAATACGGTTTTGACCAAGGAGAAATTACAAACCACGGCATCTTGAATAGTTTAAAAGCCAAAGTAAAATCAGGCAATACCAATGCCCTTGCGCATGAGGTATCTGCCCAAAGAGGGAAGAAGATTTCTGCAGAATTTGCTGATCTCCTCCTGAAAGACTTGGCGGAAATATAA
- a CDS encoding potassium channel family protein, which translates to MATYLYQTFSRWPLLTRIFFMAVFSIILFGFVIHVVEPKTFPSTFDGIWWAIITASTVGYGDYIPHTTVGRLVGILLILVGASFLSSYFATLATTAVNTQNTLKQGKALFIGKKQTLIIGWNERSRDVIMQLIQLKEDTEIVLIDDTLLENPFPNPHVHFIKGKPYYDHVLTQANAKSAKLLLVTADQNTPEYQADMNTILTLIAVKGMNPDIHSIVEILTADHVLNAERAGADEIIQTNKQTSYVMINSILSHGMASSLLIMLNQIKGNKIKFTPVEPHFAGKTFDAISRSLSDDQVLLIGYKRGEDSIVNPPRDEKIKADDQLLVISD; encoded by the coding sequence TTGGCAACATATCTTTATCAGACATTTTCACGCTGGCCGCTTCTCACAAGGATTTTCTTTATGGCGGTATTCTCCATCATCCTTTTTGGATTCGTCATCCATGTTGTTGAGCCCAAAACATTCCCTTCGACATTCGATGGAATCTGGTGGGCCATCATCACAGCTTCTACTGTCGGCTACGGTGACTATATACCACATACAACTGTCGGCAGGCTCGTTGGCATATTATTGATTCTTGTAGGTGCAAGCTTCCTTTCGTCCTACTTCGCCACACTTGCTACCACTGCAGTCAATACGCAAAATACACTTAAACAAGGGAAAGCCCTTTTTATCGGTAAAAAACAGACATTGATCATCGGCTGGAATGAACGATCCCGTGATGTCATTATGCAGCTGATTCAATTGAAAGAGGATACAGAAATCGTCCTGATTGACGATACCCTTTTGGAAAATCCATTTCCGAACCCGCACGTCCATTTCATTAAAGGTAAACCTTACTATGATCATGTCCTGACTCAAGCGAACGCAAAGTCTGCCAAATTGCTTCTTGTGACAGCCGATCAAAATACACCCGAATATCAGGCGGATATGAATACGATCCTTACACTCATTGCCGTAAAAGGAATGAATCCGGATATCCACAGCATCGTGGAAATTTTGACCGCCGATCATGTCCTAAATGCAGAACGGGCCGGGGCAGATGAAATTATTCAAACGAATAAACAAACAAGCTACGTCATGATCAACAGCATCCTCTCTCATGGAATGGCTTCGAGCCTGTTGATAATGCTGAATCAAATAAAAGGAAACAAGATAAAGTTCACCCCTGTCGAACCACATTTTGCCGGGAAAACGTTTGATGCAATCAGCCGTTCCTTGTCGGATGATCAAGTTTTGCTTATTGGATATAAAAGAGGAGAGGATTCCATTGTGAATCCTCCCCGTGATGAGAAAATCAAAGCAGACGATCAGCTGCTCGTAATATCGGACTAA
- a CDS encoding LuxR C-terminal-related transcriptional regulator, whose amino-acid sequence METKIKDLFQKAMELLLSYENEFLLEWGKWKKTLMNRGFRLIQEFDQMLKSGFLIAKSTNNLSIDQFAFAMAAEWNKKYPLLKDDTEGIFIITMIEDRFHHLLSKDKKELLDHQSIQAFFSRMIDQVLLTSQNEIQSDHWLRLMTSTKMLPLQWMAIIHENQGEFKVHKISHPENHPITQQMIGISEKLGADSLADLSLALERLLSSDRESGQLIHIPCLHDHVLLMVPKGETVTKEKKEWFRRMYVRQLTVSHLQSELEWKDAALLYLQRLLHSRNVEEAIESVSQGLVDYLPFKRCGLCLYSPSDNKGIGSIYYNADSQGVSKTEGELHRDPLLKEYFEKYANAKPIYCNEPSNLLPDEYVKEYHLKSFVAVPLYAPLYSKLIGVALLDQGAGTDFTISTQTLTTLIKFGRYAGDLLHPYWNEASNHLCLAHNLLSPREKEVLKHISHGASISETADALSLSSYTVRDYVSIIIQKMDAKNRTEAAVKAIKMKII is encoded by the coding sequence ATGGAGACCAAAATCAAAGATCTCTTTCAAAAGGCAATGGAATTGCTCCTGTCTTATGAAAACGAGTTTTTATTGGAGTGGGGAAAATGGAAGAAAACACTTATGAACAGAGGTTTTCGTTTGATTCAGGAATTTGACCAGATGCTTAAATCCGGGTTTTTAATCGCTAAGTCAACAAATAATCTATCCATAGATCAATTTGCATTTGCAATGGCTGCCGAATGGAACAAAAAATATCCGCTCCTGAAAGATGACACGGAGGGAATTTTTATCATTACGATGATTGAGGACAGATTTCATCATTTACTTTCAAAAGACAAAAAGGAATTGCTGGATCACCAGTCCATCCAAGCTTTTTTCTCACGAATGATCGACCAGGTGCTGTTGACCAGCCAAAATGAAATTCAATCCGATCATTGGCTTCGTTTAATGACTTCAACTAAAATGCTGCCGTTGCAATGGATGGCCATTATTCATGAGAATCAAGGAGAATTCAAGGTCCATAAAATTTCTCATCCGGAGAATCACCCTATCACACAACAGATGATAGGAATAAGCGAAAAATTAGGAGCCGATAGCCTTGCTGATTTATCACTTGCATTAGAAAGACTATTATCCTCTGATAGGGAAAGCGGGCAGCTCATCCACATCCCCTGCCTTCATGATCATGTCCTATTAATGGTTCCGAAGGGGGAAACCGTGACCAAGGAAAAAAAGGAATGGTTCAGAAGGATGTATGTACGGCAATTGACCGTCAGTCATCTGCAATCCGAATTAGAATGGAAGGATGCTGCCCTTCTTTATTTGCAAAGGCTGCTTCACTCACGGAATGTGGAGGAAGCGATAGAGTCAGTTTCACAGGGACTCGTCGATTATCTTCCATTTAAAAGATGCGGACTATGCCTCTACTCCCCAAGTGATAATAAGGGAATCGGAAGCATCTATTATAATGCTGATTCACAAGGTGTTTCAAAAACGGAGGGCGAGTTGCATCGAGATCCTCTTCTAAAGGAATACTTTGAAAAATACGCAAATGCTAAACCTATTTATTGCAATGAACCTTCAAATCTATTGCCTGATGAATATGTAAAAGAATATCATTTGAAATCATTTGTGGCCGTCCCCCTTTATGCTCCTCTCTATTCAAAGTTGATCGGAGTCGCTTTGCTTGATCAAGGGGCTGGGACGGATTTCACCATTTCCACACAGACATTAACCACTTTGATTAAATTTGGGAGATATGCAGGAGATTTGCTGCATCCCTACTGGAATGAAGCTTCCAATCATTTATGCTTGGCACACAACCTGCTTTCCCCAAGAGAAAAAGAAGTCCTGAAACACATATCACACGGGGCATCCATCAGTGAAACAGCTGATGCCCTCTCGCTCAGCAGCTACACTGTGAGGGACTACGTATCCATCATCATACAAAAGATGGATGCGAAAAATAGGACAGAAGCCGCAGTCAAAGCCATTAAAATGAAAATTATTTAA
- a CDS encoding YugN-like family protein encodes MIELESRIEGQHYQLYKLEQLLKPLGYTIGGNWEYDHGCFDYKIDDEVGYQFLRLPFTSVDGQLDARGATVKLGKPYLLSHKYQRGLDDNANIFNVSASFNQFQEPVDKDASFPEEYISVGKELVKELEEVLLD; translated from the coding sequence ATGATAGAATTAGAATCACGAATTGAAGGGCAGCATTACCAATTATATAAATTAGAACAGCTATTAAAGCCGCTTGGCTATACCATTGGCGGCAATTGGGAATATGATCATGGCTGCTTTGACTACAAAATCGATGATGAAGTAGGCTATCAATTCTTACGTCTGCCATTCACCTCCGTTGATGGGCAGCTGGATGCCAGAGGTGCCACTGTCAAACTAGGCAAGCCGTATTTGTTATCCCACAAGTATCAGCGTGGGCTTGATGACAATGCGAATATCTTCAACGTATCCGCTTCGTTTAACCAATTCCAGGAGCCGGTGGATAAGGATGCAAGCTTCCCGGAAGAATATATTTCGGTCGGAAAAGAATTGGTGAAAGAACTGGAAGAGGTCCTTTTAGATTAG